One genomic region from Nocardia vinacea encodes:
- a CDS encoding DoxX family protein — protein MNIALWIGQIVLAVVFTASGIAKSTQSKEKLVEMGQTGVAVYPKTVVRLTAYAELLGVIGIIVPWWTGIAPVLTPLAAVGFAVVMIGAISSHIRLREPRNIAITTTILIIAVLVAIGRFAGL, from the coding sequence ATGAATATCGCACTCTGGATCGGACAGATCGTGCTGGCCGTCGTGTTCACCGCATCCGGGATCGCGAAATCCACACAATCCAAGGAGAAGTTGGTCGAGATGGGCCAGACGGGTGTCGCGGTGTACCCGAAGACGGTGGTGCGCTTGACCGCCTACGCCGAATTGCTCGGTGTCATCGGCATTATCGTGCCGTGGTGGACCGGGATCGCGCCGGTGCTCACCCCGCTGGCGGCGGTCGGTTTCGCCGTGGTGATGATCGGTGCGATCAGCTCGCACATACGTCTGCGCGAGCCCCGCAACATCGCGATCACCACGACGATCCTGATCATTGCCGTACTGGTCGCCATCGGCCGATTCGCCGGCCTGTGA
- a CDS encoding nitrate- and nitrite sensing domain-containing protein: MFRARLGVRTRILAIALVPSLTLLVVGVGAAGYLVAEGNKAKDWAAQNQQAIPAARELLEAVQGERAVTLAALTGDETLTPTLGAARMRLDSALKGLLDASAGLREVDDSKIGDNAANFTTLTASMTQVRTLTDAGTLPVPDAYNFYNRLLDIFTFGTELAEQSAPDAEIGVHIADSMRIFLVVEAMSRSTALAGMIANANGPTPIPMEEFLREIGFYHAEAANLAGELDRTQRESLQTLTTSQAWQQLTAMENALAQRNTSATSTTSSSSSSSSSTTKQATPPALPLSTQEWHSAAAEVNRGLIDVWITQSKYSQQLAEEKADDATARSAWAGGGVVVVSLLAFLIAILLANRVINRLERLRGETLALADERLPELMRRLGEGELIDPEAESAELDYGHDEIGQVAQAFQHAHAAAVAGAVTEARTREGVKAVFLNIAHRSQIVVHRQLEILDKAEERQEDPVMLDTLFRLDHLATRERRNAENLIILAGGQPGRQWRNPVPLIDLVRSAVGETLDYARVRVSRLPETHVHGAVVADLIHLLAELVDNATSFSPPQSRVEVSGNVVGKGVVTEISDQGMGMAESEIARVNEMLRKPPDFGVAALSSDSRLGLFVVAQLATRHGVSIRLTESDYGGIRAIVLIPSALLADEPAALTTGSEQLESARRRRHPVPFVDSSPFGGAETESAVLTAPALASPAIESSAPRPAFEAPQPTAADTRPALPRRNRQASIAPQLTQPTVVEPEAEESQERERSAEQARDLMSAIENGTRQGRRAVPDAVLPEVAAAEQFGTYQGPSGNPSDEQEGNGDFFQPR; the protein is encoded by the coding sequence ATGTTCAGAGCGAGGCTCGGGGTCCGAACGCGGATTCTGGCGATCGCGCTCGTGCCGAGCCTGACTCTGCTCGTGGTCGGCGTGGGCGCGGCGGGATATCTGGTTGCCGAGGGAAATAAAGCCAAGGACTGGGCGGCACAGAATCAGCAGGCGATACCCGCGGCCCGCGAATTGCTCGAGGCTGTCCAAGGCGAACGTGCGGTTACGCTGGCCGCGCTAACCGGCGACGAGACGCTCACCCCCACCCTGGGCGCGGCCCGCATGCGCCTCGACAGCGCGCTGAAGGGGCTGCTCGATGCTTCGGCCGGATTGCGGGAGGTGGACGATTCGAAGATCGGCGATAACGCCGCGAACTTCACCACCCTCACGGCGTCGATGACACAGGTCCGCACGCTGACCGATGCCGGGACGTTGCCAGTCCCCGACGCATACAACTTCTACAACAGGCTGCTCGACATCTTCACCTTCGGCACCGAGCTAGCCGAGCAGAGCGCACCGGATGCCGAGATCGGCGTGCACATCGCCGACAGTATGCGGATCTTCCTGGTGGTCGAGGCGATGTCGCGCAGCACCGCGCTCGCGGGCATGATCGCCAATGCGAACGGGCCGACCCCCATTCCGATGGAGGAGTTCCTGCGCGAGATCGGCTTCTATCACGCCGAGGCCGCCAATCTCGCAGGCGAACTGGACCGCACGCAGCGCGAGAGCCTGCAGACGCTGACGACTAGCCAGGCCTGGCAGCAGCTGACCGCCATGGAAAACGCGCTCGCCCAACGCAATACATCAGCGACGAGTACCACCTCCAGCTCGTCGAGTTCGTCCAGCAGCACTACCAAACAGGCGACGCCGCCAGCCTTGCCGTTGAGCACCCAGGAGTGGCACAGTGCCGCCGCCGAGGTGAACCGCGGCCTGATCGATGTGTGGATCACCCAGAGCAAGTACTCGCAGCAGTTGGCCGAGGAGAAGGCCGACGATGCCACCGCGCGATCCGCGTGGGCCGGTGGCGGTGTCGTCGTGGTCAGCCTGCTGGCATTCTTGATCGCGATCCTGCTGGCCAACCGAGTCATCAACCGGCTCGAGCGGCTTCGCGGTGAAACCCTCGCGCTGGCCGATGAGCGGCTGCCCGAGCTGATGCGTCGGCTCGGCGAGGGTGAGCTCATTGATCCGGAGGCCGAATCAGCGGAACTGGATTACGGTCACGACGAAATCGGCCAGGTGGCCCAGGCCTTCCAGCACGCGCATGCCGCGGCCGTGGCGGGCGCGGTGACCGAGGCACGCACCCGTGAGGGCGTGAAGGCGGTCTTTCTGAATATCGCGCACCGCAGCCAGATCGTGGTGCACCGGCAACTGGAGATCCTCGACAAGGCCGAAGAGCGCCAAGAGGATCCCGTCATGCTGGACACGCTGTTCCGGCTCGATCACCTCGCCACTCGCGAACGCCGCAATGCCGAGAACCTGATCATCCTCGCCGGTGGTCAGCCGGGCCGTCAGTGGCGCAATCCGGTGCCGTTGATCGACCTGGTGCGCAGCGCGGTCGGCGAAACGCTGGACTACGCAAGGGTGCGGGTATCGCGGCTGCCTGAAACCCATGTACACGGGGCGGTGGTGGCCGACTTGATCCACCTGCTCGCCGAGCTGGTCGACAATGCGACCTCCTTCTCACCGCCGCAGTCGCGGGTCGAGGTGAGCGGCAATGTGGTGGGGAAGGGCGTGGTCACCGAGATCAGCGATCAGGGGATGGGCATGGCCGAGTCCGAGATCGCCCGGGTCAACGAGATGCTGCGCAAGCCACCGGATTTCGGTGTCGCGGCATTGTCGTCGGACTCCCGCCTCGGACTGTTCGTGGTCGCACAGCTGGCCACCAGGCACGGGGTGTCGATCCGGCTGACGGAATCCGACTACGGCGGCATCCGCGCTATCGTGCTCATCCCGTCGGCTCTGCTCGCCGATGAACCAGCCGCGCTGACAACGGGTTCCGAGCAGCTGGAATCGGCGCGCCGACGACGGCACCCGGTCCCCTTCGTCGACTCCTCTCCCTTTGGTGGCGCCGAAACCGAGTCCGCCGTGCTCACCGCACCTGCGCTGGCATCGCCCGCGATCGAGTCATCGGCGCCGCGCCCTGCGTTCGAGGCGCCGCAGCCCACCGCAGCGGATACCAGGCCCGCGCTACCGCGCCGGAACCGGCAGGCCAGCATCGCACCACAGTTGACGCAGCCGACCGTGGTCGAGCCGGAAGCCGAAGAGTCGCAGGAGCGGGAGCGCTCCGCGGAGCAGGCCCGAGATCTGATGTCCGCCATCGAAAATGGGACCAGGCAGGGCCGCCGCGCCGTCCCCGATGCCGTGCTGCCCGAAGTGGCGGCCGCCGAGCAATTCGGCACCTATCAGGGACCGAGCGGCAATCCCTCGGATGAACAGGAAGGCAACGGTGACTTCTTCCAGCCCCGGTGA
- a CDS encoding roadblock/LC7 domain-containing protein: MTSSSPGDLNWLLDDLVDRLAGVRYAVVLSTDGLLLGRSTAMTREDAEHFAAMSSTLYGLARSAGARFDGGGVRQAVIELDRAVLFVTSAGDNACLALQATETANLGMVAYEMNVTVQRVGTYLSTPARLP, from the coding sequence GTGACTTCTTCCAGCCCCGGTGATCTCAACTGGCTCCTCGACGACCTCGTCGATCGACTGGCCGGCGTGCGCTACGCCGTAGTCCTATCCACCGACGGCCTACTGCTGGGCCGCTCCACCGCCATGACCCGCGAAGACGCCGAACACTTCGCCGCCATGTCCTCCACCCTCTACGGCCTCGCCCGTAGCGCCGGCGCCCGCTTCGACGGCGGCGGAGTCCGCCAAGCCGTCATCGAACTCGACCGCGCCGTACTGTTCGTCACCTCCGCAGGCGACAACGCCTGCCTCGCACTACAAGCCACCGAAACAGCCAACCTCGGCATGGTCGCCTACGAAATGAACGTCACCGTCCAACGCGTCGGCACCTACCTATCCACCCCAGCGCGTTTGCCATGA
- a CDS encoding DUF742 domain-containing protein, which yields MTHGGGQWFDDEAGPLVRPYAVTRGRVMGAGHDLDMLTVVVTADPPPTLRRTDPEYADIVRLCRAPQSVAEVAAYLKLPLAVTKILVGDLIGEGHLIFRAPVQPDAGPGDLNILRAVLDGIRKL from the coding sequence ATGACACACGGCGGTGGGCAATGGTTCGACGACGAGGCCGGTCCGCTGGTCCGGCCCTACGCGGTCACCCGCGGGCGGGTGATGGGGGCAGGCCATGACCTGGACATGCTCACCGTGGTCGTCACGGCCGATCCGCCGCCCACCCTGCGGCGGACCGACCCGGAATACGCGGATATCGTACGACTGTGCCGCGCACCGCAGTCGGTCGCCGAGGTGGCGGCGTATCTGAAACTTCCCTTGGCAGTCACCAAGATTCTCGTCGGCGATCTGATCGGCGAGGGCCACTTGATCTTCCGGGCACCGGTGCAGCCGGACGCAGGACCCGGCGATCTCAACATATTGCGAGCGGTACTGGATGGCATCCGAAAACTTTGA
- a CDS encoding GTP-binding protein — MASENFDPTRPAATPQLAASVKILIAGGFGVGKTTMVSSISEVAPLRTEELITEVSTGVDDLSGVEHKTTTTVALDFGRITIDHDLVLYLFGTPGQDRFWFLWDELSRGALGAVVIADTRRLSNSFAAVDFFERRGLAFLVAVNCFEAAPVYTIDEVRDALDLDPHIPVMLCDARDRTSSKEVLLNLVQHLIERAGRAPVAT; from the coding sequence ATGGCATCCGAAAACTTTGACCCGACCCGGCCAGCTGCGACACCGCAGCTCGCGGCCTCGGTCAAAATTCTCATCGCCGGCGGATTCGGCGTCGGCAAAACAACCATGGTGTCCTCGATCAGCGAAGTCGCACCGCTGCGCACCGAGGAATTGATCACCGAGGTCTCCACCGGAGTCGACGACCTATCCGGCGTCGAACACAAAACCACCACCACCGTCGCCCTCGACTTCGGCCGCATCACCATCGACCACGACCTCGTCCTCTACCTATTCGGCACACCCGGCCAAGACCGATTCTGGTTCCTCTGGGACGAACTCTCACGCGGCGCACTCGGGGCCGTCGTCATCGCCGACACCCGCCGGTTGAGCAACTCCTTCGCCGCCGTGGACTTCTTCGAACGCCGCGGACTCGCATTCCTCGTCGCCGTCAACTGCTTCGAAGCCGCACCCGTCTACACCATCGACGAAGTCCGCGACGCACTCGACCTCGACCCCCACATCCCAGTCATGCTCTGCGACGCCCGCGACCGCACCTCCTCTAAAGAAGTACTGCTGAACCTGGTACAGCACCTCATCGAACGGGCCGGGCGGGCTCCTGTCGCCACCTGA
- a CDS encoding formylglycine-generating enzyme family protein: protein MVWIEGGTFTMGSDSHYPEEAPAHRVSVGGFWIDPRPVTNTEFARFVSHTRYVTVAERAPTAADYPDADPDQLVAGSSVFVKPDRPVRMDRPYQWWHWVPGANWRHPQGPGTSIRKRPDHPVVHIAWDDVAAYADWAGKDVPTEAEWEYACRGGLEGAEFAWGDEFEPGNTVMANTWHGEFPYHNTRVDRFEGTSPVGSFPANGYGLVDMVGNVWEWTQDWYTAHQSQAHACCVAVDPRGGTEENSRDRAQPRIGRRVIKGGSHLCALNYCRRYRPAARMAQAVETSTSHLGFRLIVRS, encoded by the coding sequence ATGGTGTGGATCGAGGGCGGCACGTTCACCATGGGCTCGGACAGCCACTATCCCGAGGAGGCGCCGGCACACCGGGTGTCGGTCGGCGGATTCTGGATCGACCCGCGTCCGGTGACGAATACCGAATTCGCCAGATTCGTCTCCCACACCCGCTACGTCACCGTCGCCGAGCGGGCGCCGACGGCAGCTGACTACCCCGATGCCGATCCTGATCAGCTGGTCGCGGGCTCGTCGGTGTTCGTCAAGCCGGATCGTCCTGTGCGCATGGACCGCCCGTATCAGTGGTGGCATTGGGTTCCCGGTGCGAATTGGCGGCATCCGCAGGGACCGGGTACCTCGATCCGGAAGCGGCCCGACCATCCGGTGGTGCACATCGCGTGGGACGACGTCGCGGCATACGCCGACTGGGCGGGTAAGGACGTACCGACGGAGGCCGAATGGGAGTACGCCTGCCGAGGGGGTTTGGAGGGCGCCGAGTTCGCGTGGGGTGACGAATTCGAGCCGGGGAATACGGTGATGGCCAACACCTGGCACGGCGAATTCCCGTACCACAACACGCGGGTGGATAGATTCGAAGGAACGTCGCCGGTGGGTTCCTTCCCTGCGAACGGATACGGCCTGGTGGATATGGTCGGCAACGTGTGGGAGTGGACCCAGGACTGGTACACCGCGCACCAGAGCCAAGCGCATGCCTGCTGTGTCGCCGTCGATCCGCGAGGCGGCACGGAAGAAAACAGTCGCGACAGAGCGCAGCCGCGCATCGGCCGCCGCGTCATCAAGGGCGGCTCACACCTGTGCGCCCTGAACTATTGCCGGCGGTACCGACCCGCGGCCCGAATGGCCCAGGCTGTTGAGACCTCGACCTCACATCTGGGTTTCCGGTTGATCGTTCGATCGTGA